From Paenibacillus sp. PvR098:
CCGGTTCACCAGCTGGTCTGCACGGAACACCGCAAACAGAATGTCTGTAAGCAGGGTGACCGAGCGGCCTCGCTGCGGAGAGCACTGAAGCACTAATGTGCTGGTGTTCGCTACAGAGAAATCGGGCCAAACGATACCGAGCTGGCACCGCTCCGTACGCTTCAGCAGCTCACTGCGCATCGCCCAGTTGGACTCGGGAAGCTCCACTGCGCTTTGCTCAGGTTGAAATTCGGGTAGGCTCGGATAGAGGGGCTCAACCCATGGCACGACCTCAATGCCGACCTCTGCAAGCTGCTCATCCAGCCCGAGCGCCTTCAGTCCCTCGTGCTCCCACCGGGAGACGTGCGTCACGCCAAGCTCAGCGGCAATATCTTTGAGCCACGCTCCGATCTGCTGCCTTGCCTCGGCAGCCTCCACGATGAGAACTTTCCCTGTCAGGGCTGTCCAATTCTCCGTGAACAGCTGAATTTTCTCTTCTACCGATCGGTCCGAATCTTTATACCACTGCGGCGCGCCTCGAAACGGGTGGTCTGGGGCTAAGCTTGGAACAGAGCTGCGTCCGAGCCTGGAGGACAGGTTCGCAATAAAAGCATCTCTTCCTTGGATCGTACCTTTAGTCATGGTGCTGCCCCCTTTCCCGCGCTCCATTGCTCAAAGCGCCTGCTTGACCGC
This genomic window contains:
- a CDS encoding lactate utilization protein, giving the protein MTKGTIQGRDAFIANLSSRLGRSSVPSLAPDHPFRGAPQWYKDSDRSVEEKIQLFTENWTALTGKVLIVEAAEARQQIGAWLKDIAAELGVTHVSRWEHEGLKALGLDEQLAEVGIEVVPWVEPLYPSLPEFQPEQSAVELPESNWAMRSELLKRTERCQLGIVWPDFSVANTSTLVLQCSPQRGRSVTLLTDILFAVFRADQLVNRMGEAFEKITRDKTSAEQYASSLNLITGPSRSADIENDLTIGIHGPGKVYAVIIK